One Streptomyces drozdowiczii DNA segment encodes these proteins:
- a CDS encoding DUF4097 family beta strand repeat-containing protein, translating to MTIRNRSAFVAVAGTVLLVAALAGCGSADVDDAPVEHRSFAYGGKALTIDAENSTVDVVPADVDEVEVTRRVDGWVVLGSGPDPVWKLEGDTLTLRVKCKAMISNCEARHTVKVPRGLALTVDADNGKVTASRFTTPLKLYSDNGGVVVRDVSGPLDLKSDNGSVRAERVSSRSVVARSDNGSVDLDLTRVPDLVDTVSDNGRIAIDLPAGKTAYAVSASADNGHVDVKVPRSDGSRHVVKAHSDNGGVAVRHAG from the coding sequence ATGACCATCCGTAATCGCAGCGCGTTCGTGGCCGTCGCGGGCACCGTTCTGCTCGTCGCGGCGCTCGCCGGGTGCGGGAGCGCGGACGTGGACGACGCGCCCGTCGAGCACAGGTCGTTCGCGTACGGGGGGAAGGCGCTGACCATCGACGCGGAGAACTCCACCGTGGACGTCGTTCCGGCCGATGTCGACGAGGTCGAGGTGACCCGGAGGGTCGACGGGTGGGTCGTCCTCGGGAGCGGGCCGGACCCCGTGTGGAAGCTGGAGGGGGACACGCTCACCCTCCGCGTGAAGTGCAAGGCGATGATCAGCAACTGCGAGGCCCGCCACACCGTGAAGGTGCCTCGCGGGCTCGCGCTGACCGTGGACGCGGACAACGGGAAGGTCACCGCGTCCAGGTTCACCACCCCGCTCAAGCTGTACTCCGACAACGGCGGCGTCGTCGTCCGGGACGTCAGCGGGCCCCTCGACCTGAAGAGCGACAACGGGTCCGTACGCGCCGAGCGGGTCTCCTCGCGGTCCGTGGTGGCGCGGTCGGACAACGGGTCCGTGGATCTCGATCTCACCCGCGTCCCGGACCTCGTGGACACCGTCAGCGACAACGGGCGCATCGCCATCGACCTGCCCGCCGGCAAGACCGCGTACGCCGTCTCCGCGTCGGCCGACAACGGGCACGTCGACGTGAAGGTGCCGCGCAGCGACGGCAGCCGGCACGTCGTGAAGGCCCACAGCGACAACGGCGGGGTCGCCGTCCGGCACGCCGGCTGA
- a CDS encoding DUF4145 domain-containing protein encodes MVLDPYRLPEATWPSQLDDKPVWMTAFRCSSENCHRLSIGWSVLNRVNQLSSAKQLLPQSDLQWEPLSIRRPLFPEVPPEIAETASEAHACLSIGAARGAVALARSVVEATAKAQGITAHGIVAKIETLRDDGVISTLTAETSHQIRRDGNSIAHGDIGNEPVSVDDAQAIIDFMDALLDDEVFQRPAKLQKLKERHNERKQSNSADTRPDGGAELEASAGGAEMR; translated from the coding sequence ATGGTTTTGGACCCTTACCGACTTCCTGAGGCCACTTGGCCAAGCCAGTTGGACGACAAGCCCGTCTGGATGACAGCATTCCGCTGCTCCAGTGAGAACTGCCACCGATTGTCGATCGGGTGGTCGGTCCTCAACCGCGTAAACCAGCTTTCCAGCGCGAAGCAGCTCCTACCTCAGAGCGACCTGCAATGGGAACCCTTGAGTATCCGCCGCCCCCTGTTCCCCGAAGTACCACCCGAGATTGCTGAGACGGCCAGCGAGGCTCACGCATGTCTTAGCATCGGCGCTGCTCGTGGAGCCGTAGCACTCGCTCGTTCCGTTGTGGAGGCGACAGCAAAAGCCCAGGGCATCACAGCACACGGCATCGTCGCCAAGATCGAAACCCTTCGGGACGATGGTGTTATCAGCACCTTGACCGCAGAGACGAGCCACCAGATCCGTAGGGACGGCAACAGCATCGCGCACGGCGACATCGGCAACGAACCGGTCTCAGTCGACGACGCTCAGGCCATCATCGACTTCATGGACGCGCTCTTGGACGACGAGGTATTCCAACGACCTGCAAAGCTCCAGAAGCTCAAGGAACGGCACAACGAACGAAAGCAGAGCAACAGTGCCGACACGCGACCAGACGGCGGGGCCGAGCTCGAAGCCTCTGCTGGCGGCGCAGAGATGCGCTGA